A window of Variovorax sp. HW608 genomic DNA:
TCGAGCGTCTTGCCGGCAAAGGCCGGTGCGGCGGCGAAGGCCAGGACGGCGGCCAGGGAAGCCAGCGCAGGACGGAAAGCTTTGTTCATTCGGAACCCCTCTTGGTTGGTCTTGTCGGAATTGACGGCAGCGGGCAGTTTACGAGGGCTCGCGGACATCTGCCAAAGAACCGCGGGTTGGCAGCACATGCATTTAGCGCGCGCCGGCATCGACCACAATCTGACCTTTCTTTCAACTCACTCGAAGAAGAGGATGACTCCACCATGGTTCGTTCCGATGACACCGGCAAGTTCGTTCTGCGCGTCGCGCTCGGCGTCCTGGTCCTGCTGCACGGTATTTCCAAGCTCAGAGGGGGCGGCGTTGGCTGGATCGAGAACATGCTGAGTTCGCACGGCGTTCCCGGCGCCGTGGCCTATCTGGTCTATGTGGGAGAGATCCTTGCGCCGGTCCTGCTGATCGCCGGCATCTACACGCGCCTGGCCGGATGGATCGTCGCCATCAACATGCTCTTCGCGCTCTGGCTGGTCCACACGGGCCGTCTGTGGGAAATCGGCAAGACCGGCGGCTGGGTCCTCGAACTCGAGGGCATGTTCCTCTTCGGCGCGATCGCCATCGCCTTCCTCGGCGCGGGCCGCTTCAGCGTCGGCGGCACCGGCGGCCGCTACAACTGATCTTCAGTCGTCCTCGGCGGCATCGAGGCCCGGAAACAGGACCTCGGTGAAGCCGAAGCGCGAGAAATCGCGCACCCGCATCGGATAGAGCTTGCCCAGCAGGTGGTCCACCTCATGCTGGACCACGCGGGCATGGAAGCCGCTCACGCTGCGGTCGACCGGATCGCCGTAAGGATCGAAGCCGGTGTAGCGGATGTTGGCGAAGCGCGGCACCACGCCGCGCAGGCCCGGCACCGAGAGGCAGCCCTCCCAGCCCTCTTCCTCCTCGGCGCCGATCGGCGTGACCACGGGATTCACGAGCACCGTGCGCGGCACGACCGGTGCGTCCGGATAACGTGGGTTGACCGCGTCGGTCCCGAAGATCACGACCTGCAGATCGACGCCGATCTGCGGCGCGGCCAGTCCAGCGCCGCTTGCCGCCTGCATGGTCTCGAACATGTCCCGCACCAGGAGGTGAAGTTCGTCGGTGTCGAATTCGGCGACCGGCTGCGCGACGCGCAACAGCCGGGGGTCGCCCATTTTCAGGATTTCACGGATGGCCATCGGGACATTATCGTGAGGCCATCGGATTCAGCAGTCAGACGCGGCCTCTTCGCGCCCAGCCCCCACCGCCCCGGTACCCGCCGTAATAGCCCGCATGGCCCCAGTACGGAGAGCCGTGCCAGTAGCCGCCGTGATACGGGTGCCCGTAATAGCCATGCCCGTAGTAGCCGTAGACGCCGCTGAGATAGATCGACGGCCCCCAGTAGTAGGGGTAGTAGTACGGATAGGAATAGGGGTAGCCGTAAGCCGGCTGCGAATACGCCACGCCGCCGCTGTAGTACGGATCCGACGGCACTGCCACACAGCCGCCCAGCACGATCGCACCGCTGGCCGCGAGGCCTGCCGCAAGAAGACGAACTCCGCTCATGACGCACTCCTGGTCGATACGCTTCTCTCTGTTCAACGCCGGCCGGCAACCCGTGTTGACAGCGCCCGCGCCGGGCCATGTAAAGATGGCCCCGTCAGGGTTTGAGCGGGCCGCTCAGAGTCCGTTCCTCAGGATTTCCAGCATGCCCGCCTCGTCGATCACCGCCACGCCCAGGTCGCGCGCCTTGTCGAGCTTGCTGCCGGCCTCGGCGCCGGCGACCACGTAGTCGGTCTTCTTGCTGACCGAGCCGGCAACTTTCGCGCCCGCGCCCTCGAGCATGTCCTTGGCCTCATCGCGGCTCAGGGTTTGAAGCTGGCCCGTCAGCACGAAGGTCTTGCCCGCAAGCGGCTTGGGCGCGCGCGCTTCCGGTTCGCTTTCCTCCCAGTGCACACCGGCGGCGCGAAGCTGTTCGACCACCTCGCGGTTGTGCGGCTGGTCGAAGAAGGTGCGCACGCTCTGCGCGACCACCGGGCCGACGTCGTTGACTTCGAGCAGCTGCTCCCCGGTCGCATCCATGATCGCGTCGAGCTTGCCGAAATGCCGCGCGAGGTCCTTCGCGGTGCTTTCGCCGATGTGCCGGATCCCGAGGCCGAAGAGGAAGCGCGGCAAGGTGGTCTTCTTCGAGGACTCCAGCGCATCGATGAGGTTCTTGGCCGATTTCTCGGCCATGCGCTCGAGCCCGGCGAGCGTCACGAGGCCGAGCTTGTAGAGATCGGGCAGCGTCCGGATCAGGTTGCCGTCGACCATCTGCTCCACCAGCTTGTCGCCGAGGCCTTCGATGTCCAGGGCACGCCGCTGCGCGTAGTGCAGGATCGCCTCCTTGCGCTGTGCTCCGCAGAAGAGTCCGCCGGTGCAGCGGTAGTCGACCTCGCCCTCTTCCCGCACCGCATCGGAATCGCAGACCGGGCACTTGTGCGGCATCGTGAAGACGGGGCCGCGCTCGCTGTCGGGCCGCTGCGCGCTCTCGGGCACCACGCCGACCACTTCGGGAATCACGTCGCCGGCACGCCGGACGATCACCGTGTCGCCCACGCGCACGTCCTTGCGCCGGGCTTCGTCCTCGTTGTGCAGCGTGGCGTTGGTCACCGTCACGCCGCCGACGAACACGGGTGCGAGCTTGGCGACCGGCGTGAGCTTGCCGGTGCGGCCCACCTGCACCTCGATCCCGAGCACCTGCGTGAGCTGCTCCTGCGCCGGATACTTGTGCGCGACCGCCCAGCGCGGCTCGCGCGAAACGAAGCCGAGCTGCCGCTGCGCCTCGAGGCTGTCGACCTTGTAGACCACGCCGTCGATGTCGTAGGGCAAGGCATCGCGCTGGCGGCCGATGGTTTCGTGGAAGGCGATCAGCTCGACCGCGCCGCGCGCACGCGCAGTCTGCTGCGCCACCGGAAAGCCCCAGGCGCCGAACTGCTGCAGCCAGTCGAACTGCGTCGCGTACGCCGGTCCGCCCTGCTCCGGCGGCGTCACTTCGCCGAACCCATAGGCGAAGAAGCTCAAGGGCCGGTCGGCGGCAATCGCCGGGTCGAGCTGGCGAACCGCGCCCGCAGCCGCATTGCGCGGATTGACGAACACCTTCTCGTTCTTCTGGCCATCGGCGATCTTCTGGCGCTGACGCTCGTTGAGCGCCTCGAAATCGTCGCGTCGCATGTAGATCTCGCCGCGCACTTCCACCACCGGTGGAATCTTCGAAGCCTCGCCATGCAGCCGCAGCGGGATCTGCTGCACCGTGCGGATGTTCTGCGTCACGTCTTCGCCGATCTCGCCGTCGCCGCGGGTCGCGGCCTGCACCAGCACGCCGTTCTCGTAGCGCAGGTTGATCGCCAGCCCGTCGAACTTGAGCTCACACACGTATTCGACCTGGGCCCCGTCCTCGGCGAGGTCCAGCTCCCTGCGCACGCGCGCATCGAAGGCGCTGGCGCCGGCCGGCGTGATGTCGGTTTCGGTGCGGATCGAAAGCATCGGCACCTTGTGACGCACCTTGGTGAAGCCTTCGAGCGGCTTGCCCCCGACGCGCTGGGTCGGCGAATCGGGCGTGCGCAGATCCGGGTATTCGGCTTCGAGCGCCTGCAGGCGCTGGAACAGCCTGTCGTACTCCGCATCCGGGATTTCCGGCGCGTCGAGAACGTAGTAGAGGTGAGCGTGGCGATGGAGCTGCTCGCTCAATGCGGCGGCTTCGCGGGCCGCGTCGTCGCGCGTGGTCATGCGGATCTCCCGAAGAGCGGCAATCAACTGAACAGGCGGCGTGCCAGCGGCGAACCCGCCGACAGGTCGCGCGCGTCAAGGGTGTCGTAGAGCTGCTCGAGGTCGACGCCGATCGCGTCCATGACCTCGCCCTGCAGCGGCTGGCCGTCACTGTCGGTCACGATGCCGTCCATGTCGTGCGCCAGGGCCGCGGCGGCATCCCGCATGCGCTCGAACGGCCTTTCCTCGCGGTCGACCTGCGGCACATCGAGGCTGATCGAGAGCTGGCGGATCGCCGACTGCGCGGGATCGTCGGCCAGCGCGGCCTGGGTGTCGAACGCGAGGCCGAGGATCGGCGGCAGGCCCAGCTCGGCCGCGGGCAGCACCATGCGGCCGGGGATCATGCCCGGCACGAAGCCGAGACGCGAGGCGTTCTGTTGCACGTAACCGGGGCTCCATGCCGCATGGCGAGCGCGCAGCACGAAGCTCAGTTGCGCATCGTGCGAGCTGGCGAACTGGTCGAGCTCGCGCGCACGGGCGACTTCGTCGAGCATTTCTGGAAACTCCAGTGCGCCGTTCACCGCATCCGCAAAGGCCTGCGCCTTGACGACGAATTCCGAATACTCGATCTCGTTGAGCGCACCGGTGCGGTTGGCGAGCTGCACCCCGACCTGGAACGCGCTGTAACGCTGGCCCTGCACTGCAGGCTCCCACGCGCCCGTGTGCTCGTTGAGGCCTTCGATCGCCACCGGCTTGCTGCCGGCCCGGCGCGTGGCCGGCATCGCGGCAATCGCTGCATCGCCGGAAGCCAGTCCTTCGAGCGAGATCGGCGCGATCACGTCGATCAGCGGATCGAGGCCGCCGCGGCGGTCGACCGATGGCACGGGCAACGCGCTCGGCGCGGGCAAGGCCGGGTCGAACAAGGGTTCGTGCCGCTCGGCGCCGGCGACCTGATGCGGATCGACGTGAAGCACCGGCTCGCGGTCTACCTGTGGCGAGTCGACGTCCGCCTCGGGAGCTTGCGCGCTGCGCGCGTCGGGCTGACGCGGCGCGTTGCGGTGCGAGGTCCATGCGTTGTAGCCGATCACCGCGGCCAGGGTCAGTCCGCCGAGGATGGCGAGTGCGACGGTCAGGCTGCTCACTGGATTCCCCTCGCGCAGCGGCGCTTCGGGATTCGCCTTGGGGCGGCCCGGCGGCTCATGCAGCCTCGGCCATCGAGACGGCCGATTCCATGTCCACCGCGACGATGCGCGACACGCCCTGCTCCTGCATCGTCACGCCGATCAGCTGCTCGGCCATTTCCATGGCGATCTTGTTGTGGCTGATGAAGAGGAACTGGGTTTCGCGGCTCATGGAGGTCACGAGTTTGGCGTAGCGCTCGGTGTTGGCGTCGTCGAGCGGCGCGTCCACTTCGTCCAGCAGGCAGAACGGCGCCGGGTTGAGCTGGAAGATCGCGAACACCAGCGCGATGGCGGTGAGCGCCTTCTCGCCGCCCGAGAGCAGGTGGATGGTCTGGTTCTTCTTGCCCGGCGGCTGCGCCATGACCTGCACGCCGGAGTCGAGGATCTCGTCGCCGGTCATCATGAGCTTGGCGTTGCCGCCGCCGAACAGCTCCGGGAACATGCGGCTGAAGTGGTCGTTGACCGTCTTGAAGGTGCCCCCCAGCAGCTCGCGCGTTTCGCCGTCGATCTTGCGGATCGCGTCTTCGAGCGTGCCGATGGCCTCGTTGAGGTCGGCCGACTGCGAGTCGAGGAAGGTCTTGCGCTCGCGCGCCACCGCGAGCTCGTCGAGCGCCGCGAGGTTGACCGCGCCGAGCCCGGCCACTTCGCGGTTGAGCCGGTCGATCTCGCCCTGCAGGCCCGTGAGGCGCACCTTGTCGGTCTCGATCGACTGGGCGATCGCTTCGAGGTCGGCATGGGCATCGGCCAGCAGCTGCTGGTACTGCTCGAAGCCCAGGCGCGCAGCCTGTTCCTTGAGCTGGAATTCGGTGATGCGCTGGCGCAGCGGGTCGAGCTCGCGTTCGAGTTGGAGGCGGCGCTCGTCGCTCGCGCGCAGCTTGAGCGTGAGGTCGTCGTACTGGCTGCGTGCCGCGCCGAGCGCGGACTCGCGTTCGAGCTTGACCGACAGGGCGTCCTGCAGGCCGGCTTGCGCTGCGGCATCCGACAGGCGCCCCAGTTCGGCGCGCGCGCGTTCGTCTTCATCGGCGAGCGACGTGGTCTGCTGCGCGGCCGTCTCGATGGCGCGGCTGAGTTCGCCGCGGCGCGCTTCGAGCGATCGCTGCGCGAAGGTGGCCTCCTGTGCCTGGCGCTCAAGGCTGCGGTGCTGTTCGCGGCTGGCGGCGAGCACACGTGCGGCTTCGATCACGCGCTCGTCGAGCTGCGCATGGCGCTCCTGGCTGTCGGCGAGCTGCATGTCGAGCTCTTCGAAGCGCCCTTCGGCGGCGATGCGGCGCTCCTGCAGTTCCTCGAGCTGGGCCGTGACCTCGCCGAGGTCGTTGGAGAGCTGCTCGCTGCGCGCGCGGGTCTGTTCGGCGAGCTGCGTGAGGCGCAGCGTCTCGACCTGGAGTTCGTGCGCGCGCGACTGCGTGTCGGCCGCTTCGCGGCGCGCGGTGACGAGCCGTTGCGCCGCGTCGGCATAGGCCGACTCGGCGCGCGCGAGCGCGCTGCGCGACTCTTCCGCGATCAGGGTCTGGGCGCGCAGCTGGCGCTCCAGGTTTTCCATTTCCTGCTGGCGTGCGAGCAGGCCGGCCTGCTCGGAATCCTCCGCATAGAAGCTCACGCTGTGCGCGGTGACCGCGTGGCCGCTCTTGACGTAGATCACCTGGCCGGCCTTGAGCTGCTCGCGCTGCGCCAGCGCCTCTTCGAGCGTCTGCGCGGTGAAGCAGCCGTAGAGCCATTCTTCGAGCAGCGCCTGCTGGCCGGCGTCACTGAGGCGAAGCAGCGCGGAAAGCCGGGGCAAGGCGCCCTCGCCTGACGGTGCGGCGGCCGACGGCGGGCTGTAGAACGCGAGCTTGGCCGGCGGCGCGTCGTTGCCGAAAGCGCGCACCATGTCGAGGCGGCTGACTTCGAGCGCACCCAGGCGTTCGCGCAGCGCCGCTTCGAGGGCGTTCTCCCAGCCCTGCTCGATGTGGATCCGGCTCCACAGCCCTTGCAGGCTTTCAAGGCCGTGCTTGGCGAGCCACGGCGCGAGCTTGCCGTCGGTCTTGACCTTTTCCTGCAGCGCCTTCAGGGCTTCGAGCCGCGCCGCGAGTTCGGCATGCCGCGCGCCCTCGGTGTTCACCGTCTGCTGGCGGTTGCGGCGGTCCTCGTCGAGCTGGGGCACCGAATCCTGCAGCTCGTGCAGCCGCGCTTCCGCCTCGGCGGAAGCTTCCTGCGCGGCCGCCAGTTGCTCCTGCATGTCCTGCAGGCGCGCCTCGTCGGGCGCGGCGAGCGCGTTCTGGTCGCTGCGCAGGCGCTCGGCGCGCTGGTTGAGCTGGCGGCTCTGTTCCTCGATGTTGCGCTGATCGGCCGCCAGCACCTGGATCTGCTGCTGCACCTGCGCGACCGCGGCGCGCTGCGCATTGGCCTCGTTTTGCGCGCGCTGCTGCGCGTCTTCCAGTTCGGGCATGCGCGCGTCGTGCTCTTCGAGCTGGGCGGCAAGCAGTTCGGCCTGCTCTTCGGCGTTCACGCCTTGGCCGGCCAGGGTTTCGATCTCGGTTTCGGCGTCTTCGCGGCGCGCATTCCATTGCGCGATCTGCTCGCGCAGCTGCACGAGGCGCTGCTCGACACGCTGACGGCCTTCGACCACGAAGCGGATCTCGCCTTCGAGGCGGCCCACTTCGGCGCTGGCCTCATACAGCTTGCCCTGCGCCTGGTTGACCTGGTCGCCTGACGCGTAGTGGGCCTGGCGGATGGTTTCGAGCTCGGCCTCGATGTGGCGCAGATCGGCGGTGCGCGATTCGAGGTCGTTGATCGCCTTTTCCGCATCGAGCTTGATGCGGGTCTGGTCCGATTCGCTTTCGGTGCGCTTCAGGAACCAGAGCTGATGCTGCTTGCGCGTGGCGTCGGCCTGCAGCGTGTTGTAGCGCGCCGCGACCTCGGCCTGCTTCTCGAGCTTTTCGAGGTTGCTGCCGAGCTCGCGCAGGATGTCTTCGACGCGGGTCAGGTTCTCGCGCGTGTCGCCCAGGCGGTTCTCGGTCTCGCGGCGGCGTTCCTTGTACTTGGAGACACCGGCGGCCTCTTCGAGGAACAGGCGCAGTTCCTCGGGCTTGGATTCGATGATCCGGCTGATCGTGCCCTGCCCGATGATCGCGTAGGCGCGCGGGCCGAGGCCGGTGCCGAGGAACACGTCCTGCACG
This region includes:
- a CDS encoding DoxX family protein codes for the protein MVRSDDTGKFVLRVALGVLVLLHGISKLRGGGVGWIENMLSSHGVPGAVAYLVYVGEILAPVLLIAGIYTRLAGWIVAINMLFALWLVHTGRLWEIGKTGGWVLELEGMFLFGAIAIAFLGAGRFSVGGTGGRYN
- the def gene encoding peptide deformylase translates to MAIREILKMGDPRLLRVAQPVAEFDTDELHLLVRDMFETMQAASGAGLAAPQIGVDLQVVIFGTDAVNPRYPDAPVVPRTVLVNPVVTPIGAEEEEGWEGCLSVPGLRGVVPRFANIRYTGFDPYGDPVDRSVSGFHARVVQHEVDHLLGKLYPMRVRDFSRFGFTEVLFPGLDAAEDD
- the ligA gene encoding NAD-dependent DNA ligase LigA; this encodes MTTRDDAAREAAALSEQLHRHAHLYYVLDAPEIPDAEYDRLFQRLQALEAEYPDLRTPDSPTQRVGGKPLEGFTKVRHKVPMLSIRTETDITPAGASAFDARVRRELDLAEDGAQVEYVCELKFDGLAINLRYENGVLVQAATRGDGEIGEDVTQNIRTVQQIPLRLHGEASKIPPVVEVRGEIYMRRDDFEALNERQRQKIADGQKNEKVFVNPRNAAAGAVRQLDPAIAADRPLSFFAYGFGEVTPPEQGGPAYATQFDWLQQFGAWGFPVAQQTARARGAVELIAFHETIGRQRDALPYDIDGVVYKVDSLEAQRQLGFVSREPRWAVAHKYPAQEQLTQVLGIEVQVGRTGKLTPVAKLAPVFVGGVTVTNATLHNEDEARRKDVRVGDTVIVRRAGDVIPEVVGVVPESAQRPDSERGPVFTMPHKCPVCDSDAVREEGEVDYRCTGGLFCGAQRKEAILHYAQRRALDIEGLGDKLVEQMVDGNLIRTLPDLYKLGLVTLAGLERMAEKSAKNLIDALESSKKTTLPRFLFGLGIRHIGESTAKDLARHFGKLDAIMDATGEQLLEVNDVGPVVAQSVRTFFDQPHNREVVEQLRAAGVHWEESEPEARAPKPLAGKTFVLTGQLQTLSRDEAKDMLEGAGAKVAGSVSKKTDYVVAGAEAGSKLDKARDLGVAVIDEAGMLEILRNGL
- a CDS encoding cell division protein ZipA C-terminal FtsZ-binding domain-containing protein encodes the protein MSSLTVALAILGGLTLAAVIGYNAWTSHRNAPRQPDARSAQAPEADVDSPQVDREPVLHVDPHQVAGAERHEPLFDPALPAPSALPVPSVDRRGGLDPLIDVIAPISLEGLASGDAAIAAMPATRRAGSKPVAIEGLNEHTGAWEPAVQGQRYSAFQVGVQLANRTGALNEIEYSEFVVKAQAFADAVNGALEFPEMLDEVARARELDQFASSHDAQLSFVLRARHAAWSPGYVQQNASRLGFVPGMIPGRMVLPAAELGLPPILGLAFDTQAALADDPAQSAIRQLSISLDVPQVDREERPFERMRDAAAALAHDMDGIVTDSDGQPLQGEVMDAIGVDLEQLYDTLDARDLSAGSPLARRLFS
- the smc gene encoding chromosome segregation protein SMC — encoded protein: MRLNSIKLSGFKSFAEPTNFLLPGQLVGVVGPNGCGKSNIMDAVRWVLGESRASELRGESMQDVIFNGTTTRKQASRSSVELVFDNADHRAGGQWSQFAEIAVKRVLTRDGNSSYYINNQPVRRRDVQDVFLGTGLGPRAYAIIGQGTISRIIESKPEELRLFLEEAAGVSKYKERRRETENRLGDTRENLTRVEDILRELGSNLEKLEKQAEVAARYNTLQADATRKQHQLWFLKRTESESDQTRIKLDAEKAINDLESRTADLRHIEAELETIRQAHYASGDQVNQAQGKLYEASAEVGRLEGEIRFVVEGRQRVEQRLVQLREQIAQWNARREDAETEIETLAGQGVNAEEQAELLAAQLEEHDARMPELEDAQQRAQNEANAQRAAVAQVQQQIQVLAADQRNIEEQSRQLNQRAERLRSDQNALAAPDEARLQDMQEQLAAAQEASAEAEARLHELQDSVPQLDEDRRNRQQTVNTEGARHAELAARLEALKALQEKVKTDGKLAPWLAKHGLESLQGLWSRIHIEQGWENALEAALRERLGALEVSRLDMVRAFGNDAPPAKLAFYSPPSAAAPSGEGALPRLSALLRLSDAGQQALLEEWLYGCFTAQTLEEALAQREQLKAGQVIYVKSGHAVTAHSVSFYAEDSEQAGLLARQQEMENLERQLRAQTLIAEESRSALARAESAYADAAQRLVTARREAADTQSRAHELQVETLRLTQLAEQTRARSEQLSNDLGEVTAQLEELQERRIAAEGRFEELDMQLADSQERHAQLDERVIEAARVLAASREQHRSLERQAQEATFAQRSLEARRGELSRAIETAAQQTTSLADEDERARAELGRLSDAAAQAGLQDALSVKLERESALGAARSQYDDLTLKLRASDERRLQLERELDPLRQRITEFQLKEQAARLGFEQYQQLLADAHADLEAIAQSIETDKVRLTGLQGEIDRLNREVAGLGAVNLAALDELAVARERKTFLDSQSADLNEAIGTLEDAIRKIDGETRELLGGTFKTVNDHFSRMFPELFGGGNAKLMMTGDEILDSGVQVMAQPPGKKNQTIHLLSGGEKALTAIALVFAIFQLNPAPFCLLDEVDAPLDDANTERYAKLVTSMSRETQFLFISHNKIAMEMAEQLIGVTMQEQGVSRIVAVDMESAVSMAEAA